The following coding sequences lie in one Sorghum bicolor cultivar BTx623 chromosome 6, Sorghum_bicolor_NCBIv3, whole genome shotgun sequence genomic window:
- the LOC8073677 gene encoding BAG family molecular chaperone regulator 1 gives MIKLRCSKKLFRRSSSNSKGSTAGSSSSSDGGDAGSGGRGEIEWEVRPGGMLVQKREGRPDVEVITVRVATGFSWHDVSIGATCTFEELKAVLSMVTGLEPREQRLLFRGKEREDGDHLHMVGVRDRDKVLLLEDPALKDMKLRATLVAQTAQSPYRPFIKV, from the exons ATGATCAAGCTGAGGTGCTCCAAGAAGCTGTTCAGGAGGAGCTCCTCCAACTCCAAGGGCAGCACcgccggcagcagcagcagcagcgacggcGGGGATGCCGGCAGCGGTGGCCGTGGGGAGATCGAGTGGGAGGTGAGGCCCGGAGGGATGCTGGTGCAGAAGAGGGAGGGGAGGCCGGACGTGGAGGTGATCACCGTCAGGGTGGCCACCGGCTTCTCCTGGCATGACGTCTCCATCGGGGCTACCTGCACTTTTG AGGAGCTGAAGGCGGTGCTGTCCATGGTGACGGGGCTTGAGCCACGGGAGCAGAGGCTGCTGTTCAGGGGCAAGGAGAGGGAGGACGGCGACCACCTCCACATGGTCGGGGTGAGGGACAGGGACAAGGTGCTCCTGCTCGAGGACCCTGCCCTCAAGGACATGAAGCTCCGGGCCACGCTCGTGGCCCAGACCGCGCAGAGCCCATACCGGCCTTTCATCAAGGTGTAG